From one Nocardioides yefusunii genomic stretch:
- a CDS encoding thiolase family protein, whose amino-acid sequence MPRQLREVVFVDGVRTPFGKAKGQFAETRADDLVIKCIRELIERNPQLPPERVDEVAIAATTQIGDQGLTLGRTAALLAGLPNTTPGYSIDRMCAGAMTAVTSVAGGIAFGSYDVAIAGGVEHMGRHPMGEGVDPNPRIVAEKIVSPEALVMGNTAENLHDRYPTITKERCDAYAVRSQEKTAAAYAAGQIQPDLVPVATRSVEKGWGLAVADEAPRATTMETLAGLKTPFRAHGNVTAGNASGINDGATAALLADEETARELGLPIKMRLVSYSFVGVEPEVMGAGPIPSTEKALKQAGLTIDDIGAFEINEAFAVQVLALLEHFGIADDDARVNPYGGAIAMGHPLASSGVRLMTQLARTFEAKPEIRYGLTTMCIGIGMGGTVVWENPNWNGENA is encoded by the coding sequence GTGCCCCGACAGTTGCGAGAGGTCGTCTTCGTCGACGGCGTGCGCACGCCGTTCGGCAAGGCCAAGGGCCAGTTCGCCGAGACGCGCGCCGATGACCTCGTCATCAAGTGCATCCGTGAACTCATCGAGCGCAACCCGCAGTTGCCCCCGGAGCGCGTGGACGAGGTCGCGATCGCGGCCACCACGCAGATCGGTGACCAGGGCCTGACCCTGGGCCGCACCGCAGCCCTCCTGGCCGGCCTGCCCAACACCACCCCGGGCTACTCGATCGACCGCATGTGCGCGGGCGCGATGACCGCCGTCACCTCCGTGGCCGGCGGCATCGCCTTCGGTTCCTACGACGTCGCGATCGCTGGCGGCGTCGAGCACATGGGCCGCCACCCGATGGGCGAGGGCGTCGACCCCAACCCGCGCATCGTGGCGGAGAAGATCGTCTCCCCCGAGGCCCTCGTCATGGGCAACACGGCCGAGAACCTCCACGACCGCTACCCCACCATCACCAAGGAGCGCTGCGACGCCTACGCGGTGCGCTCCCAGGAGAAGACCGCTGCGGCCTACGCCGCCGGTCAGATCCAGCCCGACCTCGTGCCGGTCGCCACCCGTTCGGTGGAGAAGGGCTGGGGCCTGGCGGTCGCCGACGAGGCGCCGCGTGCCACCACGATGGAGACCCTCGCCGGTCTCAAGACCCCGTTCCGCGCCCACGGCAACGTGACCGCCGGCAACGCCTCGGGCATCAACGATGGCGCCACCGCCGCGCTGCTCGCCGACGAGGAGACCGCGCGCGAGCTCGGACTCCCGATCAAGATGCGTCTGGTCTCGTACTCGTTCGTGGGCGTCGAGCCCGAGGTCATGGGCGCCGGACCGATCCCGTCGACGGAGAAGGCCCTCAAGCAGGCCGGCCTCACCATCGACGACATCGGTGCCTTCGAGATCAACGAGGCCTTCGCCGTCCAGGTGCTGGCCCTGCTCGAGCACTTCGGCATCGCCGACGACGACGCCCGCGTCAACCCCTACGGTGGCGCCATCGCGATGGGCCACCCGCTGGCCTCCTCCGGCGTCCGCCTCATGACCCAGCTCGCGCGCACCTTCGAGGCGAAGCCCGAGATCCGCTACGGCCTCACCACCATGTGCATCGGCATCGGCATGGGCGGCACCGTCGTGTGGGAGAACCCGAACTGGAACGGAGAGAACGCCTGA
- the dxs gene encoding 1-deoxy-D-xylulose-5-phosphate synthase, which translates to MGHLESIATPGDLRGLDAEQLTELAAEIREVLVTTVAKTGGHLGPNLGVVELTLGIHRVFESPRDRVVFDTGHQSYVHKLLTGRAGEFSTLRQEGGLSGYPSQAESEHDIVENSHASASLSYADGLAKAYAIKGEERHVVAVIGDGALTGGMAWEALNNIAVADDSRLVIVVNDNERSYTPTVGGLTNALTNLRTSRRYEQVLGTVKRRLNAVPGVGPAAYDALHAMKKGVKDALAPQGLFEDLGLKYVGPVDGHDLAAVERALTHAKKFNGPVIVHAITKKGHGYSAAEQHQADQFHAPRPFDIATGEEYPSGKIWTDAFSEAMVELGGRREDVVAITAAMMHPVGLDAFEKVYPQRTFDVGIAEQHAVTSAAGMAMAGLHPVFAVYATFLNRAFDQVLMDVALHKCGVTFVLDRSGVTGDDGASHNGMWDMSLLQIVPGLQMAAPRDTARLRELLDEAVQVDDAPTAIRFPKGPPPVDMEAVERIDGVDVMVRSGEKDVLLVAVGSMVATALEVAERLEQQGVGVTVVDPRWVKPVNPAIVAMAREHRLVVSVEDNGVVGGCGSVLLQTLNDAGVPTPVRLHGVPQEFLDHAKRNVILSRIGLDAQSLARSVVEDMASIEHGQALTPVAH; encoded by the coding sequence ATGGGTCACCTGGAGTCGATCGCCACGCCCGGCGACCTGCGAGGTCTTGACGCGGAGCAGCTCACCGAGCTGGCCGCGGAGATCCGAGAGGTTCTGGTCACCACGGTGGCGAAGACCGGTGGCCACCTCGGCCCCAACCTCGGTGTCGTCGAACTGACCCTGGGCATCCACCGGGTCTTCGAGTCCCCGCGCGACCGTGTCGTCTTCGACACCGGACACCAGTCCTACGTCCACAAGCTCCTCACCGGCCGCGCCGGCGAGTTCTCGACCCTGCGTCAGGAGGGTGGCCTCTCGGGTTACCCCAGCCAGGCCGAGTCCGAGCACGACATCGTCGAGAACTCCCACGCCTCTGCCTCGCTGAGCTACGCCGACGGCCTCGCCAAGGCCTACGCGATCAAGGGCGAGGAACGCCACGTCGTCGCCGTCATCGGTGACGGCGCGCTCACCGGCGGCATGGCCTGGGAAGCCCTCAACAACATCGCCGTCGCCGACGACAGCCGTCTGGTGATCGTCGTCAACGACAACGAGCGTTCCTACACGCCCACCGTCGGTGGCCTCACCAACGCGCTCACCAACCTGCGCACCAGTCGTCGTTACGAGCAGGTCCTCGGCACCGTCAAGCGCCGCCTCAACGCCGTCCCCGGCGTCGGCCCGGCCGCCTACGACGCGCTGCACGCGATGAAGAAGGGCGTGAAGGACGCCCTGGCTCCGCAGGGACTCTTCGAGGACCTCGGTCTGAAGTACGTCGGCCCCGTCGACGGCCACGACCTCGCCGCCGTCGAGCGCGCGCTGACCCACGCCAAGAAGTTCAACGGCCCCGTGATCGTGCACGCGATCACCAAGAAGGGTCACGGCTACTCCGCTGCCGAGCAGCACCAGGCCGACCAGTTCCACGCCCCGCGCCCCTTCGACATCGCCACCGGCGAGGAGTACCCGTCGGGCAAGATCTGGACCGACGCCTTCTCCGAGGCAATGGTCGAGCTCGGCGGACGTCGTGAGGACGTCGTCGCGATCACCGCCGCGATGATGCACCCCGTCGGACTCGACGCGTTCGAGAAGGTCTACCCCCAGCGCACCTTCGACGTCGGCATCGCCGAGCAGCACGCCGTCACCTCGGCCGCCGGCATGGCGATGGCCGGCCTGCACCCCGTCTTCGCGGTCTACGCGACCTTCCTCAACCGTGCCTTCGACCAGGTCCTCATGGACGTGGCCCTGCACAAGTGCGGCGTCACGTTCGTCCTGGACCGCTCCGGCGTGACCGGTGACGACGGTGCCTCCCACAACGGCATGTGGGACATGTCGCTGCTGCAGATCGTCCCCGGTCTGCAGATGGCGGCGCCCCGCGACACCGCCCGTCTGCGGGAACTCCTCGACGAGGCAGTTCAGGTCGACGACGCCCCCACCGCGATCCGCTTCCCCAAGGGGCCGCCGCCGGTGGACATGGAGGCCGTGGAGCGCATCGACGGCGTCGACGTCATGGTCCGCTCCGGCGAGAAGGACGTCCTCCTGGTCGCCGTCGGATCCATGGTCGCGACCGCCCTCGAGGTCGCTGAGCGTCTCGAGCAGCAGGGCGTCGGCGTCACTGTCGTCGACCCGCGCTGGGTCAAGCCCGTCAACCCGGCGATCGTCGCGATGGCGCGCGAGCACCGTCTCGTCGTCTCCGTCGAGGACAACGGTGTGGTCGGTGGCTGCGGTTCGGTGCTGCTGCAGACCCTCAACGACGCCGGCGTCCCCACCCCGGTCCGTCTGCACGGTGTCCCGCAGGAGTTCCTCGACCACGCCAAGCGCAACGTGATCCTGTCCCGGATCGGTCTCGACGCCCAGTCGCTGGCCCGTTCGGTCGTCGAGGACATGGCGAGCATCGAGCACGGACAGGCCCTGACGCCCGTCGCCCACTGA
- a CDS encoding PAC2 family protein encodes MAEAVSRLVHIVDDVPELEDVEELTLVVALSGFLDAGHAGALAADHLQSLGDAPVVATFDVDVLYDYRARRPAITFSQDHYEAYDAPRLVVRLVRDSGGTPFLLLRGPEPDFRWEAFCLAVRDVVERFGVTRVVSMGAVPMAVPHTRPRAVTHHANDPELLTGASPWRSEIRVPTSVQALLELRLGEWGHAALGYTVHIPHYLAQMDYPVASISLLENLEIGGRMIVDLTGIRAKAAECDAEISTFLAEHAEVAEVVTALEQQYDTFQRAESTGASLLASDEPLPTADDLGRQFEQFLAGLDGPPEGDQIQE; translated from the coding sequence ATGGCAGAGGCAGTTTCACGTCTGGTCCACATCGTCGACGACGTTCCGGAACTGGAGGACGTCGAGGAGTTGACGCTCGTCGTCGCGCTCAGCGGCTTCCTTGACGCCGGTCACGCGGGCGCCCTGGCTGCTGACCACCTGCAGTCCCTCGGTGACGCGCCGGTGGTGGCCACCTTCGACGTGGACGTCCTCTACGACTACCGCGCCCGTCGTCCGGCGATCACGTTCTCCCAGGACCACTACGAGGCCTACGACGCGCCGCGACTGGTGGTCCGGCTCGTGCGTGACAGCGGCGGTACGCCGTTCCTGCTGTTGCGCGGCCCCGAGCCCGACTTCCGCTGGGAGGCGTTCTGTCTGGCCGTGCGCGACGTCGTCGAGCGTTTCGGGGTGACGCGCGTGGTCTCCATGGGAGCGGTGCCGATGGCGGTTCCGCACACTCGACCGAGGGCCGTCACTCATCACGCCAACGACCCCGAGCTCCTCACCGGCGCTTCGCCGTGGCGTTCTGAGATCCGGGTCCCGACGAGTGTCCAGGCACTCCTGGAGCTGCGCCTGGGGGAGTGGGGGCATGCCGCGTTGGGGTACACGGTCCACATTCCGCACTACCTCGCGCAGATGGACTACCCCGTCGCCTCGATCTCGCTGCTGGAGAACCTGGAGATCGGTGGGCGCATGATCGTCGACCTCACCGGCATCCGCGCCAAGGCTGCCGAGTGTGACGCCGAGATCTCCACCTTCCTGGCCGAGCATGCCGAGGTGGCCGAGGTCGTCACGGCTCTGGAGCAGCAGTACGACACCTTCCAGCGCGCCGAGTCCACGGGTGCCTCGCTGCTAGCCTCCGACGAACCCCTGCCGACCGCGGACGACCTCGGGCGACAGTTCGAACAGTTCCTGGCGGGCCTCGACGGCCCTCCGGAAGGTGACCAGATCCAGGAGTGA
- a CDS encoding acyl-CoA thioesterase, whose translation MAGSAAQLLELLDLEVLDVDLYRGRQPDTQRQRVFGGQVAAQAQMAARLSTDARYHLHSLHSHFLRPGDPHVPIVYVVERLREGRAFANVRVVARQRGRDIYHQMCTFQVPEEGLDHHDVMPDVPPPSAGLSLADLAAANGEAAAREWQHEWAALDIRHIGMTGRGLPEDPERKARARMWVRIDGDLPEDPVMHEVALTYASDLTLLGVSLVPHGLLINDPALQPASLDHTIWFHRPLRANQWWLYDQTSPSASGGRGLALARIWSESGELAATVAQEGLIRRR comes from the coding sequence ATGGCGGGCAGTGCTGCGCAGTTGCTGGAATTGTTGGACCTCGAGGTGCTCGACGTCGACCTCTACCGAGGTCGACAGCCCGACACCCAGCGCCAACGCGTCTTCGGCGGCCAGGTGGCTGCGCAGGCGCAGATGGCCGCCCGCCTCAGCACGGATGCCCGCTACCACCTGCACTCGCTGCATTCGCACTTCCTGCGTCCAGGCGATCCGCACGTGCCGATCGTCTATGTCGTCGAACGTCTGCGCGAGGGGCGGGCCTTCGCCAATGTGCGGGTCGTGGCTCGCCAACGCGGCCGCGACATCTACCACCAGATGTGCACGTTCCAGGTGCCCGAGGAGGGCCTGGATCACCACGACGTGATGCCTGACGTCCCGCCGCCGTCCGCCGGCCTCTCCCTGGCTGACCTTGCTGCCGCGAACGGTGAAGCTGCTGCCCGGGAGTGGCAGCACGAATGGGCTGCCCTCGACATCCGTCACATCGGGATGACGGGCCGGGGACTGCCTGAGGATCCTGAGCGCAAGGCGCGAGCCCGGATGTGGGTCCGGATCGACGGTGACCTGCCCGAGGACCCGGTGATGCACGAGGTGGCATTGACCTACGCCTCGGACCTGACGTTGCTCGGTGTCTCGCTGGTGCCGCACGGACTCCTGATCAACGACCCTGCGCTGCAGCCGGCGTCGTTGGACCACACGATCTGGTTCCATCGACCCCTACGTGCCAACCAGTGGTGGCTCTACGACCAGACCTCGCCGAGTGCGTCCGGTGGACGCGGGCTGGCGTTGGCGCGGATCTGGAGCGAATCAGGCGAACTTGCTGCGACGGTGGCCCAGGAGGGCCTGATCAGGCGACGGTGA
- a CDS encoding amino acid permease encodes MSLFRTKSIEQSIAETDEPGSSLKKNLGALDLIVFGVGIIVGAGIFVYTGTVAATNSGPAIAISFAVAGLACALAALCYAEFASTVPAAGSAYTYSYATFGEFIAWMIGWDLVLEFTLAGAALSSSFSGYLQTLLDGTPFELPTQLSSAVDGVVNLPAMILALAMTAVLMCGAKVASRVNQVVVAIKLSVVALVIVMGIGYVKTSNWSPFVPDAEPAPSGTGTFMDQPLISSLFGVEPAVFGWAGVMAGAAVVFFAFLGFDVVATVAEETRNPQRNVPIGILGSLAIVTTLYIAVSLVVTGMQSYRDIDPDDPAPLATAFNAVGQEWVGDVIAVGATIGLTVVAMLLIMGQSRVAFAMARDGLLPRPLAKVHPRWGTPYRITAITGVAVALLAGFVDFATLGHLVSIGTLFAFLLVAIGVVVLRRQRPDLPRAFRVKWLPLVAGASVLLTLYLMLNLIGETWIRFVAWMILGVAVYFGYGRKHSRVGLAQQAAAARQE; translated from the coding sequence ATGAGCCTGTTCCGCACCAAGAGCATCGAGCAGTCGATCGCAGAGACGGACGAACCAGGGTCGAGCCTGAAGAAGAACCTCGGCGCTCTCGACCTCATCGTCTTCGGCGTCGGCATCATCGTCGGTGCCGGCATCTTCGTCTACACCGGCACCGTGGCCGCCACGAACTCCGGTCCGGCGATCGCGATCTCGTTCGCAGTGGCGGGGCTGGCCTGCGCGCTGGCTGCGCTCTGCTACGCCGAGTTCGCGTCCACCGTGCCCGCAGCCGGCAGCGCCTACACCTACTCCTACGCCACGTTCGGTGAGTTCATCGCCTGGATGATCGGCTGGGACCTCGTCCTCGAGTTCACCCTGGCCGGAGCCGCACTCAGCTCCAGCTTCTCGGGGTACCTGCAGACGCTGCTCGACGGCACCCCGTTCGAGCTGCCGACCCAGTTGTCCTCGGCCGTGGACGGCGTGGTCAACCTGCCCGCCATGATCCTGGCCCTCGCCATGACCGCGGTGCTGATGTGCGGCGCCAAGGTGGCCAGCCGGGTCAACCAGGTGGTCGTCGCGATCAAGCTCTCCGTGGTCGCGCTGGTGATCGTGATGGGCATCGGCTACGTCAAGACCTCCAACTGGTCGCCGTTCGTCCCCGACGCCGAGCCTGCGCCGAGCGGCACCGGCACCTTCATGGACCAGCCGCTCATCTCGTCGCTGTTCGGTGTCGAACCCGCCGTCTTCGGATGGGCCGGCGTGATGGCAGGTGCCGCGGTCGTGTTCTTCGCGTTCCTCGGCTTCGACGTCGTCGCCACCGTCGCGGAGGAGACCCGCAACCCGCAGCGCAACGTCCCGATCGGCATCCTCGGCTCGTTGGCCATCGTCACGACCCTCTACATCGCCGTCTCCCTGGTGGTCACCGGCATGCAGTCCTACCGCGACATCGACCCCGACGACCCAGCGCCGCTGGCCACCGCCTTCAACGCCGTGGGTCAGGAATGGGTCGGTGACGTGATCGCCGTCGGCGCCACCATCGGCCTCACCGTCGTGGCGATGCTCCTGATCATGGGCCAGAGCCGGGTCGCGTTCGCGATGGCCCGCGACGGTCTCCTGCCGCGTCCCCTGGCGAAGGTGCACCCGCGCTGGGGCACCCCCTACCGCATCACCGCGATCACGGGTGTGGCGGTGGCGCTGCTGGCCGGCTTCGTCGACTTCGCGACCCTGGGCCACCTGGTCAGCATCGGCACGCTCTTCGCCTTCCTGCTGGTGGCGATCGGTGTCGTGGTGCTGCGTCGTCAGCGTCCCGACCTGCCGCGCGCCTTCCGGGTGAAGTGGCTGCCGCTGGTGGCGGGCGCCTCGGTGCTGCTGACCCTCTACCTGATGCTCAACCTGATCGGCGAGACCTGGATCCGCTTCGTGGCCTGGATGATCCTGGGCGTCGCGGTCTACTTCGGCTACGGACGCAAGCACTCCCGGGTCGGTCTGGCCCAGCAGGCGGCCGCCGCTCGTCAGGAGTGA
- a CDS encoding 3-hydroxyacyl-CoA dehydrogenase NAD-binding domain-containing protein, which translates to MYDVTALIEKANGYASDAEVVTEAKLRKVALPGGAGTLGLITLDNGHDHTRPNTFGFKGLISLNTAIDEALADDEIIAIGVTGKPFILAAGADLTSVAASGPAGVRTIAELGHAVFSKLHGTKPSFGFINGLALGGGLEVGLHCDYRTVQDSAPALGLPEAMLGLVPGWGGAWLVPNLVGADKAVTVALENPLNNGRTVGGQKAFELGLADAVFGGVNYLESSLKWAADVLTGKVVVERPEIDRGQAWDAAIARAEGVVLSRTGGASPAAKKIVELLKGARTATREEGFAAEDAALEEMSKTPELLASLYSFDLVQKRAKRPAGAPDKSLARKVTKVGIIGAGLMASQMALLFARRLQVPVVLTDLDEERAQKGVAYVHGEIDKLLAKGRINSDKANRLRALVTGSADKATAFAGADFVIEAVFEEMGVKKAVFADAEKVVSPECVLATNTSSLSITEMASELEHPERVVGFHFFNPVAVMPLLEIVKGDATDDATLATAFATGKGLKKTSILVKDSPSFIVNRLLGRFLGEVAKGVDAGTPIETADAAFAGVAPMPPFMLLGLVGPAIALHNNETLVKAFPERFYVSPLLEKVVEQKISSFYLPDLTIDPKVKELQVAPAEPVVLSKDELREKALSGLAEEVKLMLDEGVAQAPEDIDLAMITGAGFSFWNGGLTMLLDASGISEKVNGKRFH; encoded by the coding sequence ATGTACGACGTCACCGCACTCATCGAGAAGGCGAACGGGTACGCCTCGGACGCCGAGGTCGTCACCGAGGCCAAGCTCCGCAAGGTCGCCCTGCCCGGCGGCGCCGGCACCCTGGGTCTGATCACCCTGGACAACGGCCACGACCACACCCGCCCCAACACGTTCGGGTTCAAGGGGCTCATCTCCCTCAACACCGCGATCGACGAGGCCCTGGCCGACGACGAGATCATCGCGATCGGCGTCACCGGCAAGCCGTTCATCCTCGCCGCCGGTGCCGACCTCACGTCGGTGGCCGCCTCCGGCCCGGCCGGGGTACGCACCATCGCCGAACTCGGTCACGCCGTCTTCTCCAAGCTGCACGGCACCAAGCCGTCGTTCGGCTTCATCAACGGTCTCGCCCTGGGCGGTGGCCTCGAGGTCGGTCTGCACTGCGACTACCGCACCGTGCAGGACTCCGCACCCGCTCTCGGCCTGCCCGAGGCGATGCTCGGACTCGTCCCCGGGTGGGGCGGGGCTTGGCTGGTGCCCAACCTGGTCGGCGCCGACAAGGCCGTCACCGTCGCACTGGAGAACCCGCTCAACAACGGTCGCACCGTGGGCGGGCAGAAGGCCTTCGAACTCGGTCTGGCCGACGCCGTCTTCGGTGGCGTCAACTACCTGGAGTCCTCGCTGAAGTGGGCCGCTGACGTGCTGACCGGCAAGGTCGTCGTCGAGCGTCCCGAGATCGACCGCGGACAGGCCTGGGACGCCGCGATCGCCCGCGCCGAGGGCGTCGTGCTCTCCCGCACCGGTGGTGCCTCGCCGGCCGCGAAGAAGATCGTCGAGCTGCTCAAGGGCGCGCGCACCGCGACCCGTGAGGAGGGCTTCGCCGCCGAGGACGCCGCACTCGAGGAGATGTCGAAGACGCCGGAGCTGCTCGCCAGCCTCTACTCCTTCGACCTCGTCCAGAAGCGTGCCAAGCGTCCCGCTGGCGCCCCGGACAAGTCGCTGGCCCGCAAGGTCACCAAGGTCGGCATCATCGGTGCCGGTCTGATGGCCTCGCAGATGGCACTGCTCTTCGCCCGTCGTCTGCAGGTGCCCGTCGTCCTGACCGACCTCGACGAGGAGCGCGCCCAGAAGGGTGTCGCCTACGTCCACGGCGAGATCGACAAGCTCCTCGCCAAGGGCCGGATCAACTCCGACAAGGCCAACCGTCTCCGTGCGCTGGTCACCGGATCGGCCGACAAGGCCACCGCGTTCGCCGGTGCCGACTTCGTGATCGAGGCCGTCTTCGAGGAGATGGGCGTCAAGAAAGCCGTCTTCGCCGACGCCGAGAAGGTCGTCTCCCCTGAGTGCGTGCTCGCCACCAACACCTCCTCGCTCTCCATCACCGAGATGGCGTCCGAGCTGGAGCACCCCGAGCGCGTCGTGGGCTTCCACTTCTTCAACCCGGTGGCCGTGATGCCGCTGCTGGAGATCGTCAAGGGCGACGCCACCGACGACGCCACCCTCGCCACCGCGTTCGCGACCGGCAAGGGCCTGAAGAAGACCTCCATCCTGGTCAAGGACTCGCCGTCCTTCATCGTGAACCGACTCCTGGGTCGCTTCCTCGGTGAGGTGGCGAAGGGCGTCGACGCCGGTACCCCGATCGAGACCGCGGACGCTGCGTTCGCCGGAGTCGCCCCGATGCCGCCGTTCATGCTGCTCGGTCTGGTGGGCCCGGCGATCGCGCTCCACAACAACGAGACCCTGGTGAAGGCGTTCCCTGAGCGCTTCTACGTCTCCCCGCTGCTGGAGAAGGTCGTCGAGCAGAAGATCTCCTCGTTCTACCTGCCCGACCTCACCATCGACCCGAAGGTGAAGGAGCTCCAGGTCGCTCCGGCCGAGCCCGTCGTGCTGAGCAAGGATGAGCTGCGCGAGAAGGCTCTCTCCGGCTTGGCCGAAGAGGTGAAGCTGATGCTCGACGAGGGTGTCGCCCAGGCTCCCGAGGACATCGACCTCGCGATGATCACCGGCGCCGGGTTCTCGTTCTGGAACGGTGGCCTCACGATGCTGCTCGACGCCTCGGGCATCTCCGAGAAGGTCAACGGCAAACGGTTCCACTGA